A single Nicotiana tabacum cultivar K326 chromosome 5, ASM71507v2, whole genome shotgun sequence DNA region contains:
- the LOC107805690 gene encoding uncharacterized protein LOC107805690, protein MRNHENRPTGSTSLPKEDEVYSHYANRGKGRDHIRGRGHIQGRKFPGVNHPPPKNNFQKWKGKDKKRNAEGSKTKCHRCGGKGHWANIYRIPKYLVELYQASLKNKGPEANLVYDNEFDITHLDVTDFFEHPDKKINHLIGDGSVVRDD, encoded by the coding sequence ATGAGAAATCACGAAAATCGACCCACTGGGTCTACATCATTACCTAAAGAGGATGAAGTGTATTCCCATTATGCTAATCGTGGAAAAGGTCGTGACCATATTCGTGGTCGTGGCCATATCCAAGGAAGAAAATTTCCTGGTGTTAATCATCCTCCACCGAAAAATAACTTCCAAAAATGGAAAGGGAAAGATAAGAAGCGAAACGCAGAGGGTTCAAAAACTAAATGCCATCGTTGCGGTGGAAAAGGGCATTGGGCAAATATTTATCGCATACCAAAATATTTGGTTGaactttatcaagcatctctGAAGAATAAAGGTCCTGAAGCCAATCTTGTCTATGacaatgaatttgacatcacccacttggatgtgACAGATTTTTTTGAGCACCCTGATAAAAAAATAAACCACTTGATCGGTGATGGATCTGTGGTAAGAGATGATTGA